From the genome of Cognaticolwellia beringensis, one region includes:
- the ilvC gene encoding ketol-acid reductoisomerase, giving the protein MSNYFNTLSLREKLAQLGQCRFMQREEFSDGCNFIKDWNIVIVGCGAQGLNQGLNMRDSGLNISYALRDAAIAEKRQSYQWATENGFTVGNYQELIPQADLVLNLTPDKQHTSAVNAVMPLMKEGSTLAYSHGFNIVEEGMKIRSDITVVMVAPKCPGTEVREEYKRGFGVPTLIAVHPENDPQGNGWAIAKAYASATGGDRAGVLASSFIAEVKSDLMGEQTILCGMLQTAAILGHKQLLAQGVDAGYARKLLQYGIEGVTEGLKYGGITNMMDRLSNPAKIKAFDMSLELKEILRPLFQKHMDDIIEGRFSAGMMADWDNGDANLLKWREETAETSFEKAPTCDTEISEQEYYDKGIFVVAMVKAGVELAFDAMVDSGIINASAYYESLHETPLIANTIARNMLYEMNVVISDTAEYGNYLFSHAAVPLLEEFTSKLTLEELGEGLKSPSNGVDNARLIEVNEAIRSHGVESIGKELRGYMTDMKRIVEANA; this is encoded by the coding sequence ATGTCTAACTATTTCAATACATTAAGTTTGCGCGAAAAATTAGCGCAATTAGGTCAATGTCGTTTCATGCAACGTGAAGAGTTTAGCGATGGTTGTAATTTCATTAAAGATTGGAATATTGTTATCGTTGGTTGTGGCGCTCAAGGCCTAAACCAAGGACTTAACATGCGTGACTCTGGTTTAAACATCTCCTACGCACTTCGTGACGCTGCTATTGCAGAAAAACGTCAGTCTTATCAGTGGGCGACAGAAAATGGCTTTACTGTAGGCAACTATCAAGAATTAATCCCACAAGCCGATTTAGTGCTAAACCTAACACCAGATAAGCAACATACTTCAGCTGTTAATGCGGTAATGCCATTAATGAAAGAAGGCTCTACTTTAGCTTATTCTCATGGTTTCAACATTGTTGAAGAAGGCATGAAAATACGTTCTGATATCACAGTTGTGATGGTTGCACCTAAGTGTCCAGGTACTGAAGTACGTGAAGAATACAAACGTGGTTTTGGTGTACCAACGCTAATCGCGGTTCACCCTGAGAATGATCCTCAAGGTAACGGTTGGGCTATTGCTAAAGCATACGCATCTGCTACAGGTGGCGATCGCGCTGGTGTTTTAGCTTCTTCTTTCATCGCTGAAGTTAAGTCTGACCTTATGGGTGAGCAAACGATCCTTTGTGGTATGTTACAAACGGCCGCGATTTTAGGTCACAAACAATTATTAGCTCAAGGCGTTGACGCTGGTTATGCACGTAAATTATTACAATACGGCATCGAAGGCGTTACTGAAGGCTTAAAATACGGCGGCATCACTAACATGATGGACCGTTTATCAAACCCAGCTAAAATTAAAGCGTTTGATATGTCATTAGAATTAAAAGAGATTTTACGTCCTTTATTCCAAAAGCATATGGATGACATCATCGAAGGTCGTTTCTCTGCTGGCATGATGGCCGATTGGGACAATGGCGATGCTAACCTATTAAAATGGCGTGAAGAAACCGCTGAAACGTCTTTTGAAAAAGCACCAACGTGCGACACGGAAATTTCTGAGCAAGAATATTACGATAAAGGCATTTTCGTAGTAGCTATGGTTAAAGCCGGTGTTGAATTAGCCTTTGATGCCATGGTAGATTCAGGCATCATTAATGCTTCAGCTTACTACGAGTCGTTACATGAAACGCCGTTAATTGCTAATACCATTGCGCGTAACATGTTGTACGAAATGAACGTAGTTATTTCTGATACGGCTGAATACGGTAACTACTTATTCTCGCACGCTGCGGTACCTTTATTAGAAGAATTTACCAGCAAACTAACCTTAGAAGAATTAGGCGAAGGCTTAAAATCGCCATCTAACGGTGTTGATAATGCGCGTTTAATCGAAGTTAACGAAGCCATTCGCAGCCATGGTGTTGAATCTATCGGTAAAGAATTACGCGGTTATATGACTGATATGAAACGTATCGTGGAAGCCAATGCTTAA
- the ilvY gene encoding HTH-type transcriptional activator IlvY: MELKSLRMFVDLAKSLHFGKTAELHHVSPSTLSRVIQRLELEVGNPLLHRDNRTVVLSEAGKQFYHFAEQQLEQWQLLQVSLNQKQTELQGKLHIYCSVTAAYSHLPPLLERFRQQHPLVEIMLTTGDAADALEQVEKQAVDFAIAAKPEQLSRIFTFHHLATLPVSIIAPTMVCRVQQQIQQDFIWSEIPIILPEHGPARRRFEYWFRKKQQGKAQIYATVSGHEALVSMVALGCGVGIVPQVVVENSPVKDRVQYLESFGEIEPIDLGVCCLNQSKDKALIKAFFEAIKSKKSD; the protein is encoded by the coding sequence ATGGAATTAAAGTCATTACGGATGTTTGTTGATTTAGCGAAGTCATTACATTTTGGCAAAACTGCTGAGCTACATCATGTTAGCCCCTCAACCTTAAGTCGGGTGATCCAAAGGCTAGAGCTGGAAGTAGGAAATCCATTATTACATCGAGATAACCGGACTGTGGTGTTAAGTGAGGCGGGAAAACAGTTTTACCACTTTGCAGAGCAACAACTTGAGCAGTGGCAACTGTTGCAAGTTTCGCTGAATCAAAAACAAACTGAGCTACAAGGAAAATTACATATTTATTGCTCAGTTACCGCTGCTTATAGTCATTTGCCACCGTTGCTTGAACGCTTCAGACAACAACATCCGTTGGTTGAGATTATGTTAACAACAGGCGATGCCGCCGATGCACTTGAGCAAGTGGAAAAGCAAGCGGTAGACTTTGCAATTGCGGCTAAGCCTGAACAACTTTCACGGATTTTCACCTTCCATCATCTGGCTACGCTACCGGTGTCTATTATTGCACCCACTATGGTATGTCGTGTACAGCAGCAAATTCAGCAAGACTTTATTTGGTCTGAAATACCCATTATTTTGCCAGAGCACGGCCCAGCTCGTAGAAGATTTGAATACTGGTTTCGAAAGAAACAACAAGGCAAAGCCCAAATTTACGCGACAGTGTCTGGTCACGAGGCACTAGTCAGTATGGTGGCTTTAGGATGTGGGGTGGGGATTGTACCGCAAGTCGTGGTTGAAAATAGTCCAGTGAAAGATCGCGTGCAATATTTAGAAAGTTTTGGAGAGATTGAGCCTATTGATCTTGGTGTTTGCTGTTTAAATCAAAGCAAAGACAAAGCATTAATTAAGGCATTTTTTGAAGCGATAAAGTCAAAAAAATCAGATTGA
- a CDS encoding YifB family Mg chelatase-like AAA ATPase gives MTLACVFSRARVGLESPLVTVEVHLANGLPAFNIVGLPETSVREAKDRVRSAIINCGYEFPAKRITVNLAPADLPKEGGRFDLPIALGILAAAAQLPNADLNQYEFAGELALSGELRAIIGEIPMAMACKESGRTLVIPSENAEQASWVPQVKILSLSHLNQLFPHFLKQQSLPLVQARVLQEYKTESINDIADVVGQPLAKRALELAASGGHNLLFIGPPGTGKTMLASRLPGILPPMTEQEALSSAAIQSICHKNINPESWLTRPFRAPHHTASSAALVGGGSHPQPGEISLAHNGVLFLDELPEFERKVLDVLREPMESGEVTISRALIKQTFPAQFQLVAAMNPSPTGFYNDKRSTPEQVLRYLNRLSGPFLDRIDIQIEVTRLPRGMWANDEGKGESSSTIQKRVGLCHQKQILRQGKPNAQLGSAEVRTFCQLSADDNEFLELAIEKLNLSTRAHHKILKISRTLADMEAVEHIEHKHLIEALSYRAMDRILRHLTDAISL, from the coding sequence ATGACCTTAGCCTGTGTTTTTAGTCGCGCTCGCGTCGGACTCGAATCGCCCTTAGTCACGGTAGAAGTGCATTTAGCCAATGGATTGCCTGCATTTAATATTGTCGGCTTACCTGAAACCTCCGTTCGGGAGGCAAAAGATCGCGTGCGCAGTGCTATTATCAATTGCGGTTATGAATTTCCAGCCAAACGCATCACGGTTAATTTAGCACCTGCTGATTTGCCAAAAGAAGGAGGCCGCTTCGACCTCCCGATTGCCTTAGGTATTCTAGCCGCGGCTGCACAGCTTCCAAACGCAGACTTAAATCAGTATGAATTTGCCGGTGAGTTAGCCTTGTCTGGTGAGCTACGCGCTATTATTGGTGAAATCCCTATGGCAATGGCTTGCAAAGAAAGTGGCCGCACATTGGTAATACCGAGCGAAAATGCCGAACAAGCTAGCTGGGTACCGCAAGTAAAAATATTAAGCCTGTCACATTTAAACCAGCTCTTTCCTCATTTTTTAAAACAACAAAGCTTGCCATTAGTTCAAGCAAGAGTCCTACAAGAATATAAAACTGAGAGTATCAATGATATCGCCGATGTTGTCGGCCAACCTCTAGCCAAGCGTGCATTAGAACTTGCTGCAAGTGGCGGTCACAATTTATTGTTTATTGGCCCACCAGGTACAGGAAAAACCATGCTTGCCAGTAGATTACCTGGAATTTTACCCCCGATGACCGAGCAAGAAGCCCTTTCGAGTGCCGCTATTCAATCTATTTGCCATAAAAATATCAATCCTGAGTCATGGTTAACTCGGCCGTTTCGCGCCCCACATCATACCGCGTCGTCAGCTGCCTTAGTTGGTGGCGGTAGTCATCCTCAACCAGGTGAAATTTCTTTAGCCCATAACGGTGTGCTTTTTCTCGACGAATTGCCTGAATTTGAGCGAAAAGTGCTCGACGTATTACGTGAACCCATGGAGTCTGGTGAGGTAACCATTTCACGCGCACTAATCAAACAAACCTTTCCTGCACAGTTTCAATTGGTCGCCGCGATGAATCCTAGTCCAACAGGGTTTTACAATGACAAGCGCAGTACACCAGAGCAGGTTTTACGTTACCTCAACCGGCTTTCAGGACCATTTTTAGATCGAATTGATATTCAAATTGAAGTTACAAGGTTACCTCGAGGCATGTGGGCGAACGATGAAGGCAAAGGTGAGTCAAGTAGTACGATTCAGAAACGGGTCGGTCTTTGTCACCAAAAACAAATTTTACGCCAAGGCAAACCTAACGCACAGCTTGGCAGTGCTGAAGTAAGAACTTTCTGTCAACTCTCAGCTGATGATAACGAATTTTTAGAACTCGCCATTGAAAAACTAAATTTATCAACCAGAGCACATCATAAAATACTCAAAATTTCCAGAACACTCGCCGACATGGAGGCTGTAGAGCACATTGAACACAAACACTTAATTGAAGCGTTATCGTATCGTGCTATGGATAGAATATTACGCCATTTGACTGACGCTATTTCATTATAA
- the ilvG gene encoding acetolactate synthase 2 catalytic subunit, with amino-acid sequence MATEKILTGASLLFNVLEQHGVEHVFGYPGGAIMPIYDALYDSDVEHFLCRHEQGAAFSAVGYARASGKVGVCLATSGPGATNLITGLADALADSIPVVAITGQVATAAMGSDAFQEIDIFGLSLACTKHSFQVTNINDLAGVLHQAFAIALEGRQGPVLVDIPKDIQIAAVNGCVDDLVNLQNKVKLPPANVGSAIALLNQAQKPILYVGGGVGMANAVDELRDFAKVTGLPCVSTLKGLGAIDPEDKYYMGMLGMHGTKASNIAVQECDLLIAVGARFDDRVTGKLNEFAPNAKVIHFDIDTAEINKRRVADASILGDLKVNLPALAIPLSIEPWKKVCLQMNEDFAWDYNHPGETIFAPAVLKEISDKMPKNSCVTTDVGQHQMWAAQHMVFDDPSNFLTSAGMGTMGFGIPAAVGAQVSRPTDCIIAVSGDGSFMMNVQELSTIKRFQLPVKIVLIDNAKLGMVRQWQDLFFNGRLSETDLADNPDFIMLANAFDIKAKMITKKSEVSAAIEEMLEHDGPYLLQVKIDAQDNVWPLVPPNTANDKMMEST; translated from the coding sequence ATGGCGACTGAAAAAATATTAACCGGCGCGAGCTTATTATTTAACGTGCTAGAACAGCATGGGGTTGAACATGTGTTTGGCTATCCAGGTGGTGCCATAATGCCTATCTACGATGCACTTTACGACAGTGACGTAGAACACTTTTTGTGTCGGCATGAACAAGGTGCTGCATTTTCTGCCGTTGGTTATGCAAGAGCTTCGGGCAAGGTTGGTGTTTGTCTTGCCACATCAGGTCCAGGCGCGACTAACTTGATCACAGGCCTTGCTGATGCCTTAGCTGACTCAATTCCAGTTGTTGCTATTACTGGCCAAGTAGCGACTGCTGCTATGGGGTCAGACGCATTCCAAGAAATTGATATTTTCGGTTTGTCGCTAGCGTGTACGAAACACTCATTTCAAGTCACTAATATTAATGATTTAGCCGGCGTGTTACACCAAGCTTTTGCCATTGCTTTAGAAGGTAGACAAGGACCTGTATTAGTTGATATTCCAAAAGATATACAGATAGCAGCGGTTAATGGTTGTGTAGATGATTTAGTGAATTTACAAAATAAAGTTAAGCTACCGCCAGCGAATGTGGGTAGTGCTATTGCATTATTAAACCAAGCTCAGAAGCCAATTTTATATGTGGGTGGTGGTGTTGGTATGGCCAATGCTGTTGATGAATTACGCGATTTTGCCAAGGTAACAGGCTTACCATGCGTTTCAACCTTAAAAGGGCTAGGCGCCATTGATCCAGAAGACAAATACTATATGGGCATGTTGGGTATGCATGGTACCAAAGCATCAAATATAGCGGTGCAAGAATGTGATTTATTGATCGCAGTAGGTGCACGTTTTGATGACCGCGTTACCGGTAAGTTAAATGAATTTGCTCCGAATGCTAAAGTGATTCATTTTGATATTGATACCGCAGAAATTAACAAACGCAGAGTCGCTGACGCATCAATATTAGGGGACTTAAAAGTCAACTTACCTGCGTTAGCCATACCGCTATCTATCGAACCTTGGAAAAAAGTTTGTCTGCAAATGAATGAAGATTTTGCTTGGGACTATAATCATCCTGGCGAGACCATTTTTGCCCCAGCAGTGTTAAAAGAAATTAGCGACAAAATGCCAAAAAATAGTTGTGTAACTACTGATGTGGGGCAACATCAAATGTGGGCAGCACAACACATGGTTTTTGATGATCCAAGTAACTTTTTGACCAGTGCTGGCATGGGCACCATGGGCTTTGGTATACCAGCAGCCGTTGGTGCTCAAGTGAGTCGGCCAACAGACTGTATTATTGCGGTATCAGGTGATGGCTCTTTTATGATGAACGTACAAGAGTTATCAACGATTAAACGCTTTCAATTACCGGTTAAAATAGTGCTTATTGATAACGCCAAACTAGGTATGGTGCGTCAATGGCAAGACCTATTTTTCAATGGCCGATTAAGTGAAACAGATTTAGCGGATAATCCTGATTTTATTATGTTAGCCAATGCTTTTGATATTAAAGCGAAAATGATCACTAAAAAGTCAGAAGTGAGTGCCGCCATTGAAGAAATGCTCGAGCATGACGGCCCTTATTTGTTACAAGTTAAAATTGACGCACAAGACAACGTATGGCCATTAGTGCCACCGAATACCGCTAATGATAAAATGATGGAGAGTACCTAA
- the ilvM gene encoding acetolactate synthase 2 small subunit yields MNNYQLTITADDKQVVLERILQVTRYRGFLISGMNAKVNTGTNLGIIELMVRSERPIELLVDQINKLIDIKEVKVDNGVSQQRIA; encoded by the coding sequence ATGAATAACTATCAACTAACGATAACAGCGGATGATAAGCAGGTGGTGCTTGAAAGAATTTTACAAGTGACTCGCTATCGTGGCTTTTTAATCAGTGGCATGAATGCCAAAGTAAATACTGGCACGAATCTAGGTATCATAGAATTAATGGTGAGAAGTGAACGTCCGATTGAGCTTTTGGTTGATCAAATTAATAAACTGATCGACATCAAAGAGGTCAAGGTAGACAATGGCGTATCACAGCAGCGCATTGCGTAA
- a CDS encoding branched-chain amino acid transaminase produces the protein MAKVNAELIWFNGELMPWQNATVHVMSHALHYGSSVFEGIRAYNTHKGTCIFRLEEHIKRLFDSAKIYRMNIPFTEEQVVQACKDAVAKNNLKSAYLRPLVFLGDIGMGLRPPIDAVADVMIAAFSWEAYLGADAIENGVEVGVSSWNRLAPNTMPTAAKAGGNYLSSQLISTEAARHGYAEGVALDINNMVSEGAGQNLFLIKKGVLYTPPGTASILQGLTRDTVFFLAKQLGYEVREESISRESLYLADEFFMCGTATEVVPVKSVDGIAVGDGSRGPITKALQDAFFGMFDGTTEVPEGWLDEV, from the coding sequence ATGGCAAAAGTTAACGCAGAACTAATTTGGTTTAATGGTGAACTCATGCCGTGGCAAAATGCTACGGTACATGTAATGAGTCATGCCCTACATTACGGTTCGTCAGTTTTTGAAGGTATTCGTGCTTATAATACCCATAAAGGTACGTGTATTTTCCGTTTAGAAGAACACATAAAGCGCTTATTCGATTCAGCAAAAATATACCGCATGAATATTCCTTTTACCGAAGAACAAGTGGTTCAAGCATGTAAAGATGCGGTAGCAAAAAATAATTTAAAATCAGCTTATTTACGTCCATTAGTATTTTTAGGCGATATAGGCATGGGCCTTCGTCCACCTATCGACGCAGTTGCAGATGTTATGATTGCAGCGTTTAGTTGGGAAGCTTATTTAGGTGCTGATGCCATCGAAAATGGTGTTGAAGTAGGTGTTTCAAGTTGGAATCGCCTTGCCCCTAATACTATGCCGACGGCAGCAAAAGCTGGTGGTAACTACTTGTCTTCGCAGTTAATTTCGACTGAAGCTGCTCGTCATGGTTATGCTGAAGGTGTCGCTTTAGATATAAATAACATGGTAAGTGAAGGCGCAGGTCAAAACTTATTTTTAATCAAAAAAGGTGTGCTTTATACCCCTCCTGGTACGGCTTCAATATTACAAGGTTTAACGCGTGACACAGTATTTTTCCTTGCTAAGCAACTAGGTTACGAAGTGCGCGAAGAATCTATTTCTCGTGAATCTTTATACCTTGCAGATGAATTTTTCATGTGCGGCACCGCAACTGAAGTGGTACCAGTGAAATCAGTTGACGGTATTGCTGTTGGGGATGGTTCGCGTGGACCTATTACTAAAGCGCTTCAAGATGCCTTCTTTGGTATGTTCGATGGTACTACTGAAGTGCCTGAAGGTTGGTTAGACGAAGTTTAA
- the ilvD gene encoding dihydroxy-acid dehydratase yields MPKLRSATSTQGRNMAGARALWRATGMTDGDFGKPIIAVVNSFTQFVPGHVHLKDMGQLVAGAIEEAGGVAKEFNTIAVDDGIAMGHSGMLYSLPSRDLIADSVEYMVNAHCADAMVCISNCDKITPGMLMAAMRLNIPVIFVSGGPMEAGKTKLSDQIIKLDLVDAMIQGADPKVSDEQSDQVERSACPTCGSCSGMFTANSMNCLAEALGLALPGNGSMLATHADREQLFLRAGKEIVKLTKRYYQENDESALPRNIASKDALHNAMCLDIAMGGSTNTILHLLATAQEAEIDYTMEDMDKLSRIVPQLCKVAPSTPEYHMEDVHRAGGVIAILGELSRANLLKTDVPNILGTTLADVIAKYDIKVTDDEEVKKFYRAGPAGIRTTKAFSQDCRWDTLDDDRENGCIRSIENAFSLEGGLAVLAGNIAVDGCVVKTAGVSDDNLVFTGPAHVFESQDAAVAGILDKKVVAGEVVVIRYEGPKGGPGMQEMLYPTTYLKSMGLGKACALLTDGRFSGGTSGLSIGHVSPEAGSGGTIALVEQGDIIHIDIPNRSIELQVSEEELTQRRDAMNAKGKDAWKPIGRVRPISYALKNYAMLATSADKGAVRNRELLDGNYNGDSND; encoded by the coding sequence ATGCCAAAATTAAGATCAGCAACTTCTACTCAAGGTCGTAATATGGCTGGGGCTCGCGCACTATGGCGTGCAACGGGTATGACAGACGGCGATTTCGGCAAACCTATTATTGCTGTAGTTAACTCGTTTACCCAATTCGTACCAGGCCATGTGCATTTAAAAGATATGGGGCAATTGGTTGCAGGTGCGATTGAAGAAGCCGGTGGTGTAGCTAAAGAGTTTAATACTATTGCGGTTGATGACGGTATCGCGATGGGTCATAGCGGCATGCTTTATAGCTTACCGTCACGTGATTTAATTGCTGATTCTGTTGAATACATGGTGAATGCCCATTGTGCAGATGCCATGGTGTGTATTTCAAACTGTGACAAAATTACCCCTGGCATGTTAATGGCGGCTATGCGCTTAAACATACCGGTAATTTTTGTCTCAGGTGGCCCGATGGAAGCCGGTAAAACTAAGCTGTCAGACCAAATTATCAAACTCGATTTAGTTGATGCCATGATCCAAGGCGCCGATCCGAAAGTATCAGACGAGCAAAGTGATCAAGTTGAGCGTTCAGCTTGTCCTACGTGTGGTTCATGTTCAGGTATGTTCACCGCCAACTCAATGAACTGTTTAGCCGAAGCATTAGGTTTAGCGCTACCAGGTAACGGTTCTATGTTAGCGACTCATGCGGATCGTGAGCAGTTATTCTTAAGAGCTGGTAAAGAAATTGTTAAGCTAACCAAGCGTTACTATCAAGAAAACGACGAATCTGCCTTACCGCGCAATATTGCCAGTAAAGATGCTTTACACAATGCCATGTGTTTAGACATTGCTATGGGTGGTTCAACCAATACTATTTTACATTTACTAGCAACCGCGCAAGAAGCGGAAATTGATTACACCATGGAAGACATGGATAAGTTATCACGCATTGTGCCGCAATTATGTAAAGTGGCACCTTCAACGCCAGAATATCACATGGAAGATGTTCATCGTGCTGGCGGCGTAATTGCCATTTTAGGTGAATTATCACGCGCTAATTTATTAAAAACAGATGTACCGAATATTTTAGGTACCACCTTAGCTGATGTTATTGCTAAATATGATATTAAAGTCACTGACGATGAAGAGGTTAAAAAGTTTTACCGTGCAGGCCCTGCAGGTATTCGTACCACTAAAGCATTCAGCCAAGATTGCCGTTGGGATACCTTAGACGACGACCGTGAAAATGGTTGTATTCGTAGCATTGAAAACGCTTTTTCATTAGAAGGTGGTTTAGCCGTACTTGCGGGTAATATTGCGGTTGACGGTTGTGTGGTTAAAACCGCAGGCGTAAGTGACGATAACTTAGTATTTACTGGTCCTGCACACGTATTTGAAAGCCAAGACGCTGCTGTAGCCGGTATTTTAGATAAAAAAGTAGTGGCTGGTGAAGTGGTTGTTATTCGTTATGAAGGCCCTAAAGGTGGCCCTGGCATGCAAGAAATGTTGTATCCAACCACTTATTTAAAATCGATGGGCTTAGGTAAAGCCTGTGCGCTGTTAACTGATGGTCGCTTCTCGGGTGGAACTTCAGGTTTATCTATTGGTCATGTTTCTCCAGAAGCCGGCAGTGGCGGCACTATTGCATTAGTAGAGCAAGGCGACATTATTCATATTGATATTCCTAATCGCTCTATAGAGTTACAGGTAAGTGAAGAAGAGCTAACTCAGCGTCGCGATGCCATGAACGCTAAAGGTAAAGATGCTTGGAAACCGATTGGTCGTGTTCGCCCAATCAGTTACGCCTTGAAAAACTACGCCATGTTAGCCACAAGTGCCGATAAAGGTGCTGTACGTAATCGTGAATTACTAGACGGCAATTACAATGGTGACAGCAATGACTGA